A genomic region of Macaca thibetana thibetana isolate TM-01 chromosome 14, ASM2454274v1, whole genome shotgun sequence contains the following coding sequences:
- the LOC126935163 gene encoding olfactory receptor 51G2: MTLGSLGNSSSHVSATFLLSGIPGLEHVHIWISIPLCFMYLVSILGNCTILFIIKTECSLHEPMYLFLSMLALIDLGLSLCTLPTVLSIFWVGAREISHDACFAQLFFIHCLSFLESSVLLSMAFDRFVAIYCPLHYASILTNTVIGRIGLISLGRSVALIFPLPFMLKRFTYCGSPVLSHSYCLHQEVMKLACANMKANSIYGMFVIVSTVGIDSLLILFSYALILHTVLSITSRAERLKALNTCVSHICAVLLFYTPMIGLSVIHRFGKQAPTLVQVVMGFMYLLFPPMMNPIVYSVKTKQIRDRVTHAFCY, from the coding sequence ATGACCCTGGGATCCCTGGGAAACAGCAGCAGCCACGTTTCTGCTACCTTCTTGCTGAGTGGCATTCCTGGGTTGGAGCACGTGCACATCTGGATCTCCATCCCACTGTGCTTCATGTACCTGGTTTCCATCCTGGGCAACTGCACAATTCTTTTCATCATTAAAACAGAGTGCTCACTCCATGAACCTATGTATCTCTTCTTGTCCATGCTGGCTCTGATTGACCTGGGTCTGTCCCTTTGCACTCTCCCTACAGTCCTCAGCATCTTTTGGGTTGGGGCACGAGAAATTAGCCACGATGCCTGCTTTGCTCAGCTCTTTTTCATTCACTGCTTATCCTTCCTCGAGTCCTCTGTGCTACTGTCTATGGCCTTTGACCGCTTTGTGGCTATCTACTGCCCCTTGCACTATGCTtccattctcaccaacacagtcATTGGCAGGATTGGCCTGATCTCTCTGGGTCGTAGTGTAGCACTTATTTTTCCATTGCCTTTTATGCTCAAAAGATTCACCTATTGTGGCTCCCCAGTTCTCTCACATTCTTATTGTCTCCACCAAGAAGTGATGAAATTGGCCTGTGCCAATATGAAGGCCAACAGCATCTATGGCATGTTTGTCATCGTCTCTACAGTGGGTATAGACTCACTGCTCATCCTCTTCTCTTACGCTCTGATCCTGCACACCGTGCTGTCCATCACCTCCAGGGCTGAGAGACTCAAGGCTCTTAACACCTGTGTTTCCCACATCTGTGCTGTGCTACTCTTCTACACTCCCATGATTGGCCTCTCTGTCATCCATCGCTTTGGAAAGCAGGCACCCACCCTGGTCCAGGTGGTCATGGGTTTCATgtatcttctctttcctcccatgATGAATCCCATTGTCTACAGTGTGAAGACGAAACAGATCCGGGATCGAGTGACCCATGCCTTTTGTTACTAA
- the LOC126935212 gene encoding olfactory receptor 51A7 produces the protein MYLVAIMGNCTILFIIKTEPLLHEPMYYFLTMLAVSDMGLSLSSLPIMLRIFLFNAMGISPDACFAQEFFIHGFTLMESSVLLIMPLDRFIAIYNPLRYSSILTSNRLAKMGLILAIRSILLMLPFPFTLRRLKYCQKNLLSHSYCLHQDTMKLACSDNKTNVIYGFFAALCTMLDLALIVLSYVLILKTILSIASLAERLKALNTCVFHICAVLTFYVPIITLAAMHRFAKHKSPLVVILIADMFLLVPSLMNLIVYCVKT, from the coding sequence ATGTACCTGGTTGCCATCATGGGCAACTGCACCATTCTCTTTATCATAAAGACAGAGCCCTTGCTTCATGAGCCCATGTATTATTTCCTTACCATGTTGGCTGTCTCTGACATGGGCctgtccctctcctctcttcctatcaTGTTGAGGATCTTCTTGTTCAATGCCATGGGAATTTCACCTGATGCCTGCTTTGCTCAAGAATTCTTCATTCATGGATTCACTCTCATGGAATCCTCAGTACTTCTAATTATGCCTTTGGACCGCTTTATTGCCATTTACAATCCCTTAAGATACAGTTCTATCCTCACTAGCAACAGGCTTGCTAAAATGGGACTTATTTTAGCCATTAGGAGCATTCTCTTAATGCTTCCATTTCCCTTCACTCTAAGGAGATTAAAATATTGTCAAAAGAATCTTCTTTCTCACTCATACTGTCTTCATCAGGATACCATGAAGCTGGCCTGCTCTGACAACAAGACCAATGTCATCTATGGCTTTTTCGCTGCTCTCTGTACTATGCTGGACTTGGCATTGATTGTTTTGTCTTATGTGCTGATCTTGAAGACTATACTCAGCATTGCATCTTTGGCAGAGAGGCTTAAAGCCCTAAATACCTGTGTCTTCCACATCTGTGCTGTGCTCACCTTCTATGTGCCCATCATCACCCTGGCTGCCATGCATCGCTTTGCCAAGCACAAAAGCCCTCTTGTTGTGATCCTTATTGCAGATATGTTCTTGTTGGTGCCGTCCCTTATGAATCTCATTGTGTACTGTGTAAAGACTTGA